A genomic region of Exiguobacterium oxidotolerans JCM 12280 contains the following coding sequences:
- the thiD gene encoding bifunctional hydroxymethylpyrimidine kinase/phosphomethylpyrimidine kinase: MKHVLTIAGSDSSGGAGIQADLKTFSALGVYGMSVITAITAQNTLGVQAVEDVSPTLVEAQLNSIFSDIRVDAVKIGMVSNEKTIQVIAKCLKHYKGPVVLDPVMVAKGGHALLKEHAEQALMEHLMPLATVTTPNIPEMERMLGQAISTVDEMKLATTEFAQKRDIAILLKGGHLESIDASDILYTEGMYHLFQEARLKRQHTHGTGCTLSSAIAARLALGDSLKDSVIYAKRYVTEAIRHGFALGNGIGPTHHFYDIWRETDAYNHSR, from the coding sequence ATGAAACATGTACTGACGATTGCTGGATCAGACTCTAGTGGTGGAGCTGGAATTCAAGCCGACTTAAAAACTTTTTCTGCTCTTGGGGTTTACGGGATGAGTGTAATTACTGCCATCACAGCGCAAAATACGTTAGGCGTACAAGCAGTTGAAGATGTATCACCAACGCTTGTCGAAGCCCAGTTGAACTCGATTTTTAGCGATATTCGTGTAGATGCCGTTAAAATTGGGATGGTCTCGAATGAAAAAACGATTCAAGTTATTGCGAAATGTTTGAAGCATTATAAGGGACCGGTCGTTTTAGACCCCGTGATGGTCGCAAAAGGGGGGCATGCCCTGTTAAAGGAACATGCTGAACAAGCATTAATGGAGCACTTGATGCCGCTTGCAACCGTGACGACCCCGAATATTCCGGAAATGGAACGCATGTTAGGGCAAGCGATTTCGACAGTTGATGAAATGAAGCTGGCGACGACGGAATTCGCACAAAAACGAGATATCGCTATCTTGTTAAAAGGCGGTCATCTCGAAAGTATTGATGCCTCGGATATTTTATACACGGAAGGGATGTATCATCTGTTTCAAGAGGCACGATTAAAACGCCAGCATACACATGGGACAGGATGTACATTATCTTCCGCGATTGCGGCACGTCTTGCGCTGGGAGATTCCCTGAAGGATAGCGTGATTTATGCTAAACGGTACGTAACTGAAGCAATCCGGCATGGATTTGCCTTAGGGAACGGAATCGGACCGACACATCACTTTTATGACATTTGGAGGGAAACGGATGCTTACAACCATTCACGATAA
- a CDS encoding GNAT family N-acetyltransferase, whose translation MYHTEFIRFNQLGGLTLYQLLKLRTDIFVVEQECAYSELDDRDQEAIHALAYADQQLIGCLRVLPKNQSGDVAIGRVAVHADFRSHGIARRLMNEAIEHIRTQEETGIYLQAQAHLKKFYASFGFEETSDVYLEDGIPHLDMHLSLKEEY comes from the coding sequence ATGTATCATACAGAATTTATTCGGTTTAATCAGCTTGGTGGTTTGACGCTTTATCAGTTATTAAAATTAAGAACTGATATTTTTGTCGTTGAGCAGGAGTGTGCCTATTCAGAGCTCGATGATCGTGACCAGGAGGCGATTCATGCACTTGCCTATGCAGATCAGCAGTTAATCGGTTGCCTTCGAGTACTCCCTAAAAATCAATCAGGTGATGTAGCAATTGGTCGTGTCGCCGTCCATGCTGATTTTCGGTCGCACGGCATTGCACGTCGCTTGATGAATGAAGCAATCGAACACATCCGGACCCAAGAAGAAACAGGGATTTATTTGCAGGCCCAGGCCCATCTAAAAAAGTTTTATGCATCGTTTGGGTTTGAAGAGACATCTGATGTGTATCTGGAGGATGGAATTCCACACCTTGATATGCATTTATCGCTTAAAGAAGAGTATTGA
- a CDS encoding YkvA family protein, which yields MEFVPGDFKSAYTYFHRQALALVGDHKAQEDLLIRGEVGLAHLTKDIASEEGSDIEREAELVLYFQLKQLLEMLRALYQKRFSMKEEQEQLLLTAVLYFTSPVDALPDENVLGLFDDAQIVESIYEELAADVDRFQHLE from the coding sequence ATGGAATTCGTACCAGGAGATTTTAAATCCGCTTACACCTATTTCCACCGTCAAGCATTGGCGTTAGTCGGAGATCACAAGGCACAGGAAGACTTATTGATTCGAGGAGAAGTTGGTTTAGCACATTTAACGAAAGATATCGCTTCAGAAGAAGGTTCTGATATCGAACGTGAAGCAGAACTCGTGCTGTATTTCCAACTTAAACAGTTACTTGAGATGTTACGTGCACTTTATCAAAAACGTTTTTCGATGAAGGAAGAACAAGAACAATTATTGTTGACGGCTGTGCTCTATTTTACTTCCCCAGTTGATGCATTACCTGACGAAAATGTACTCGGTCTGTTCGATGATGCTCAAATCGTCGAATCGATTTATGAAGAACTCGCAGCAGATGTCGATCGCTTCCAACATCTCGAATAA
- the murB gene encoding UDP-N-acetylmuramate dehydrogenase has protein sequence MTEQLLTGLYEGLNEDSVLVNEPLKYHTYTKMGGIADLFIIPSSYEETAFAVRYAYENDLPLTLLGNGSNLVVRDGGIRGIVLSFEKLTDISVEEHELVAQSGAAIIQASRVAYDHALSGLEFACGIPGTVGGALIMNAGAYGGEVKDCLQSATVLTRQGELLNITRDELELGYRTSCFAKKEYIILEGRFSLTEGDPVLIKEVMDDLTNKRETKQPLEYPSCGSVFKRPEGYFAGKLIQDSGLQGTRIGGAEVSQKHAGFIVNVENATATDYISLIHHVQETVQDKFGILLETEVKIIGEEL, from the coding sequence ATGACTGAACAGTTGTTGACTGGGCTTTACGAGGGATTAAACGAAGACTCTGTATTAGTGAATGAACCGTTAAAATATCATACGTATACGAAAATGGGAGGAATTGCCGACCTTTTCATCATTCCTTCGTCTTACGAAGAAACAGCTTTTGCTGTTCGCTATGCTTATGAGAACGATCTCCCATTGACATTACTCGGTAATGGATCGAACCTCGTCGTACGTGACGGCGGGATTCGTGGCATCGTCTTATCATTTGAAAAATTAACGGATATTTCGGTCGAAGAACATGAGCTCGTCGCACAAAGCGGCGCGGCCATCATCCAAGCCTCACGCGTCGCTTATGATCATGCATTGAGTGGTCTCGAGTTTGCTTGTGGAATCCCCGGCACAGTCGGTGGTGCTCTCATCATGAATGCTGGTGCGTATGGAGGAGAAGTAAAAGATTGTCTTCAGAGCGCGACGGTTTTAACACGCCAAGGGGAGCTGTTAAACATCACACGTGACGAACTCGAACTTGGATACCGGACAAGCTGTTTCGCTAAAAAAGAATATATCATTCTCGAAGGACGTTTTTCTTTGACGGAAGGTGATCCTGTTCTCATCAAGGAAGTCATGGACGATTTGACGAATAAGCGTGAAACGAAGCAACCCCTCGAATACCCTTCTTGCGGCAGCGTCTTTAAGCGTCCTGAAGGATATTTCGCCGGAAAGCTCATCCAGGACAGCGGGCTTCAAGGAACACGGATTGGTGGAGCGGAAGTCTCACAAAAACATGCCGGTTTCATCGTCAACGTCGAAAATGCAACGGCGACTGATTATATTTCGCTTATTCACCACGTTCAGGAAACGGTGCAGGATAAATTCGGGATTCTCCTTGAGACCGAAGTAAAAATCATCGGTGAAGAACTTTAA
- a CDS encoding CHASE3 domain-containing protein gives MNKLWRYRISLILLVSLFASIPLIYALTGYRTISKMTEEMHAHDIPMIKQVDQLVEYNRDRANAVRGLLLYEDDRYIEQYYFCTTKIHDLRRVLNASNETPVPIKDLLARNNAWEKEIDTVFRLYETNGSQAATVLAKQSTQTTQTILEDLAQVKDQLYTELDQELENTALVTASYKRMCFSLSILAFLLISVTITLFHRIK, from the coding sequence ATGAATAAACTTTGGCGCTACCGCATCTCTCTCATTCTTTTAGTCAGTTTGTTCGCTTCGATTCCTCTCATCTATGCCTTGACAGGTTATCGTACCATTTCAAAAATGACAGAAGAAATGCACGCCCATGATATCCCGATGATTAAACAAGTCGACCAACTCGTCGAATACAATCGAGATCGGGCAAATGCCGTTCGCGGCCTATTGCTTTATGAAGACGACCGCTACATTGAACAATACTACTTCTGCACGACCAAAATTCATGATTTACGCCGTGTGCTCAATGCTTCGAACGAAACACCCGTACCGATTAAAGATTTGTTAGCCCGTAACAATGCTTGGGAAAAAGAAATCGATACCGTTTTTAGGCTTTATGAAACAAATGGTTCACAAGCAGCTACCGTTTTAGCGAAACAATCGACACAGACCACGCAGACCATTCTTGAAGATCTTGCTCAAGTTAAAGATCAATTGTATACCGAATTAGATCAAGAACTCGAAAATACGGCGCTCGTGACAGCATCCTATAAACGGATGTGCTTTAGTCTATCCATTTTAGCCTTTCTACTCATCAGTGTGACCATCACGCTCTTCCATCGAATCAAATGA
- a CDS encoding formate/nitrite transporter family protein: MNEVEALEGLRNKAVKSTKMLQMRPLEYLVRAMLAGVFIGFAIIFTLKAINGLYLNESAATTLVGGLTFGVALVLIVYGGAELFTGNTMYFTTATMRGYTTKMDTFKVWTICLIGNGLGGLAFALLFSQTGIIQELGANNWLFAVSESKIHHSTWEIFTRAIFCNWMVCLAIFIPKNMKNELAQIMMMMILVAVFFASGFDHVIANMALFSIALVVPHPEAISFAGAIHNLIPALFGNIIGGALFMGMVYTWLNKEKLEVDQSKQQAATINIVTKKKA; the protein is encoded by the coding sequence ATGAATGAAGTAGAAGCATTAGAAGGGCTAAGAAATAAAGCGGTTAAATCAACTAAAATGCTACAAATGCGTCCACTCGAGTATTTAGTTCGTGCCATGCTTGCTGGGGTATTCATCGGTTTTGCTATCATATTTACACTCAAAGCAATCAACGGACTTTATCTAAATGAATCGGCTGCGACGACACTTGTCGGTGGATTAACATTTGGTGTTGCGCTCGTCTTAATCGTCTACGGCGGTGCAGAACTGTTTACAGGAAATACGATGTATTTTACGACGGCGACGATGCGTGGATACACTACGAAAATGGATACGTTTAAAGTATGGACGATTTGTTTAATCGGTAATGGTCTCGGAGGACTTGCCTTCGCGTTACTCTTTTCGCAAACTGGAATCATTCAAGAGTTAGGCGCAAACAACTGGTTGTTCGCTGTCTCTGAATCGAAAATCCATCACTCGACGTGGGAAATCTTTACGCGAGCAATCTTCTGTAACTGGATGGTTTGTTTAGCGATTTTCATTCCGAAAAACATGAAAAATGAATTGGCACAAATCATGATGATGATGATTTTAGTGGCTGTCTTCTTCGCATCAGGTTTTGACCATGTCATTGCCAACATGGCATTGTTCTCAATCGCGCTTGTCGTACCTCACCCAGAGGCGATTTCATTTGCCGGAGCAATCCATAACTTAATTCCTGCTCTCTTCGGGAACATCATCGGTGGAGCACTCTTCATGGGAATGGTTTACACATGGTTGAACAAAGAAAAGCTGGAAGTGGATCAATCAAAACAACAAGCTGCGACAATCAACATCGTGACGAAAAAAAAAGCATAA
- the thiM gene encoding hydroxyethylthiazole kinase: MLTTIHDKKPLIHHLTNAVTINECANMTLALGGSPVMAEDILEVEEMVGHADAVVINIGTLNAASRASQLLAGQTANRLKKPIILDPVGMGATTLRTQFTKELLEAIHFTVIKGNVSEIKTLIGQVGRSKGVDVASGETLDFQVVHEFAGRLGTTLVVTGPVDFITDGKRQVKLTVGTPRLGYITGTGCMTASLIGTLLGAGYDAFEAATYGTYLMGKAGEVADEAAGLGDFRMGLFNAISLTTEESLKGVLTSGE; the protein is encoded by the coding sequence ATGCTTACAACCATTCACGATAAAAAACCATTAATTCATCATTTAACGAATGCGGTCACGATTAATGAGTGTGCCAATATGACCCTTGCGCTCGGGGGTTCACCTGTCATGGCTGAAGATATCCTAGAAGTCGAAGAAATGGTTGGACATGCAGATGCTGTCGTTATCAATATCGGGACACTGAACGCAGCTTCACGAGCGTCGCAATTGTTGGCAGGTCAAACGGCTAACCGATTGAAGAAACCGATTATTTTAGATCCAGTCGGAATGGGGGCGACTACACTTCGGACACAATTCACAAAAGAGTTACTCGAAGCAATTCATTTTACGGTCATTAAGGGGAACGTCTCTGAAATCAAGACGCTCATCGGTCAAGTCGGACGTTCTAAAGGAGTCGATGTCGCTTCAGGAGAGACATTAGATTTTCAAGTCGTCCATGAGTTTGCTGGACGGCTCGGGACGACTCTCGTCGTAACGGGACCAGTTGATTTCATTACAGACGGCAAGCGACAAGTAAAACTAACCGTAGGAACGCCACGACTCGGATACATTACAGGGACCGGTTGCATGACGGCATCGCTCATCGGAACCTTACTTGGAGCAGGGTATGATGCATTCGAAGCAGCGACCTATGGGACGTATTTAATGGGAAAAGCGGGTGAAGTCGCAGATGAAGCAGCGGGACTCGGTGATTTCCGGATGGGGTTGTTCAACGCAATCAGCTTAACTACAGAAGAAAGTTTGAAAGGGGTATTGACCAGTGGAGAATGA
- a CDS encoding murein hydrolase activator EnvC family protein codes for MLKKLFSTVLLGTLLLTNTPITQAATIKEKKADNAAEQRKLEKSIKKQESKISKEQRQINVIDAAINENIFRVSEKNKQIRQLNERIEELEADIIHYEEMLKRQEELLGDRLRVLQENDGNSIKWEEVIFGSKDLGDLFSRVMAGKKIAEQDDKMISAYLETQKKLADAKATLVDKKEERVKEKEALLVQKKELKQQMKARSATLKKLRQGKTKFTTKLLNAKELQATLEAQERAIAAAKAAAKAAAKAAAEKAAAEKAAAEKAAKAAKSNSKKTSDEIVSATPVASVPSGSAQFVRPASGSVSQGFGPASGANGYTFHNGVDFRGSVGSSIVAAASGTVITAGSGGPYGNHVMISHFLNGKVYTTVYAHMNSLSVHAGQTVSQGQQIGTLGNTGNSTGAHLHFELHIGGYQYSATGPANTVNPLAYL; via the coding sequence ATGCTAAAAAAGTTATTTTCTACCGTACTATTAGGGACGTTATTATTGACGAACACCCCAATCACTCAAGCGGCTACAATTAAAGAAAAGAAAGCAGATAATGCAGCTGAGCAACGTAAGCTAGAAAAATCAATCAAAAAACAAGAATCTAAAATTTCAAAAGAGCAGCGTCAAATCAATGTGATTGATGCAGCAATCAATGAAAATATTTTCCGTGTCTCGGAAAAAAATAAACAGATTCGTCAGTTGAATGAACGAATCGAAGAGCTTGAGGCAGACATTATTCATTATGAAGAAATGTTGAAACGCCAGGAAGAGCTGTTAGGAGACCGTCTTCGTGTGCTTCAAGAAAATGATGGAAATTCTATTAAATGGGAAGAAGTCATTTTTGGTTCGAAAGACCTTGGTGATCTCTTTAGTCGTGTGATGGCAGGGAAAAAAATTGCTGAACAAGATGACAAGATGATTTCTGCTTATCTTGAAACGCAAAAAAAATTAGCGGATGCTAAAGCGACGCTCGTGGATAAAAAGGAAGAGCGAGTGAAAGAAAAAGAAGCCCTTTTAGTTCAAAAAAAGGAACTCAAACAGCAAATGAAAGCACGTAGTGCAACCTTAAAAAAATTACGTCAAGGTAAAACAAAATTTACGACAAAACTTCTGAATGCAAAAGAACTTCAAGCGACATTAGAAGCGCAAGAACGTGCGATTGCGGCAGCGAAGGCAGCAGCGAAGGCAGCAGCTAAAGCAGCAGCGGAAAAGGCAGCAGCTGAAAAAGCGGCAGCGGAAAAGGCGGCGAAAGCGGCAAAATCAAACAGCAAGAAGACGTCTGATGAGATTGTAAGTGCTACGCCAGTCGCTAGTGTTCCGAGCGGTTCGGCGCAGTTCGTTCGCCCGGCTTCAGGAAGTGTTTCACAAGGATTCGGACCAGCAAGTGGTGCGAATGGGTATACTTTCCATAACGGTGTCGACTTTAGAGGGTCAGTCGGATCATCAATCGTCGCAGCAGCTTCAGGAACGGTCATCACAGCAGGAAGTGGTGGGCCGTACGGAAATCATGTCATGATTTCACATTTCTTGAATGGAAAAGTGTACACAACAGTTTACGCGCACATGAATTCATTGTCAGTTCATGCGGGGCAAACAGTCTCACAAGGACAACAAATCGGTACGCTCGGAAATACGGGAAACTCGACAGGGGCACATCTTCATTTTGAGTTGCATATTGGTGGTTACCAATACAGTGCGACAGGACCAGCCAATACAGTTAATCCATTAGCGTACTTATAA
- a CDS encoding GNAT family N-acetyltransferase, producing MESERLRMRPFSQEDFNLYKELVQNELVMQYINGGVSLDEAEARLWFDRQFERYEDERQTGFLLIEKKEDEEPIGFAGLILQEVDGVEELEVGYWLKPKHWKVGYGREAAKRLMREAFERGNDRLISIIHPENHSSQKVARANGLDWEKETVFKGIPVVVYSCRLTRLFRG from the coding sequence ATGGAGAGCGAACGTTTGAGAATGCGACCTTTTTCTCAGGAAGATTTCAACTTATATAAAGAACTCGTTCAAAATGAATTGGTGATGCAGTATATTAACGGTGGTGTTTCATTGGATGAGGCGGAGGCCCGTTTATGGTTCGACCGACAATTCGAGCGGTATGAAGATGAACGTCAGACGGGCTTTTTGCTGATTGAAAAAAAAGAGGATGAGGAACCCATCGGTTTTGCAGGACTCATCCTACAAGAAGTCGACGGAGTAGAAGAACTCGAAGTCGGATATTGGTTAAAACCGAAACACTGGAAAGTCGGATACGGGCGTGAAGCAGCGAAACGTTTGATGCGTGAGGCATTTGAACGTGGGAACGATCGTCTGATTTCAATCATTCATCCAGAAAATCATTCTTCTCAAAAGGTGGCACGCGCTAACGGATTGGATTGGGAAAAAGAAACGGTCTTTAAAGGGATACCGGTCGTCGTCTATTCATGCAGACTAACCCGTCTATTTAGAGGATAA
- a CDS encoding aminopeptidase, with protein sequence MPTQEQLKKYAALAVRTGINLQSGQQLEIRAGIENAPLVREITRVAYEVGASNVYVQWSDDEMTKIRYFDAPEDSFDAFPEWLKARFDQLADEKTAFLSVVSEDPDLLNGVESSRIARANKAAGVALANWRKFVMSDNVSWCVVAAPSDAWAAKVFPDSENAVEELWDAILKATRVDQADPVAAWEKHDHNLRTKATFLTEKKYKTLHYSAPGTELSIELPERHVWLGGGGPNADGVDFIANLPTEEVFTLPKKTGVNGHVSSTKPLSYSGNLIDGFTLWFEDGKIVKAEAKQGQAALDELISLDEGARYLGEVALVPHHSPISDSGILFYNTLFDENASCHLAIGRAYSTCLENGPSLSNEELAEQGANDSMTHVDFMIGSADMSIDGELADGTREPLMRDGNWSI encoded by the coding sequence ATGCCGACTCAAGAACAACTCAAAAAGTATGCAGCACTCGCTGTACGTACAGGAATCAATTTGCAATCCGGTCAGCAATTAGAAATTCGTGCTGGCATCGAAAATGCACCACTCGTTCGTGAAATCACACGTGTCGCTTACGAAGTAGGCGCATCGAACGTTTATGTGCAATGGTCAGATGATGAAATGACGAAAATCCGTTATTTCGATGCACCAGAAGATTCGTTCGACGCATTTCCAGAGTGGTTAAAAGCACGATTCGATCAGTTAGCTGACGAAAAGACAGCATTCTTATCTGTCGTCAGTGAAGATCCAGATCTTTTAAATGGAGTCGAGTCAAGTCGCATCGCGCGCGCGAACAAAGCGGCAGGTGTCGCACTAGCCAATTGGCGTAAATTCGTCATGAGCGATAATGTAAGCTGGTGTGTCGTTGCTGCGCCTTCAGATGCTTGGGCGGCTAAGGTATTCCCAGACTCGGAAAACGCCGTAGAAGAGCTGTGGGATGCGATTCTAAAGGCAACCCGTGTCGATCAAGCAGACCCGGTCGCTGCATGGGAGAAACATGATCACAACCTCCGCACGAAAGCGACATTCTTGACGGAGAAAAAATATAAAACACTGCATTACTCGGCACCAGGGACGGAATTATCGATCGAGTTGCCAGAGCGTCATGTATGGCTCGGTGGTGGTGGACCGAATGCGGACGGTGTTGATTTCATCGCGAACCTTCCGACGGAGGAGGTCTTTACGTTACCGAAGAAGACAGGAGTCAACGGTCATGTCTCGAGTACGAAGCCACTCAGCTACAGCGGAAACTTGATTGATGGCTTTACACTTTGGTTTGAAGATGGGAAAATCGTCAAAGCAGAAGCGAAACAAGGTCAAGCGGCATTAGATGAGTTGATTTCACTCGACGAAGGAGCACGTTATCTCGGGGAAGTGGCCCTCGTGCCGCACCATTCACCAATCTCTGACTCGGGCATCTTATTCTACAATACGTTGTTTGACGAGAATGCGTCGTGTCACCTTGCAATTGGTCGTGCTTACTCGACTTGTCTCGAAAATGGACCAAGCTTATCAAACGAAGAACTAGCGGAACAAGGGGCAAATGATTCGATGACACACGTCGACTTCATGATTGGGTCAGCTGATATGTCGATTGATGGGGAACTAGCAGACGGTACACGTGAGCCATTGATGCGTGACGGAAACTGGTCAATTTAA
- a CDS encoding YitT family protein has translation MKTKQKSKKKRTEKISFLLIGTLLYSLYISLLLSPNDIGSGGIMGITLIFQELFNTPIGLTQLVLNIPLFLLGFRFLRKRFMLLSGIIVLISSFLIDWIPTQVVPESLNDPLVASIFAGLVSGLAMALIFFGGASTGGLDILGKFFYARFHNWPLPRIFLMQDLVIYILVWLVFDLKHVMYALIMSFVRAKALQTVYSFYSASKQCIIICEKADEINDVITKELGRGVTILDARGGYSNRTKKMVYVVVQNNEIVRLQEIVSSVEPNAFVTFSEIHTVFGNYKEHSYSF, from the coding sequence ATGAAGACTAAACAAAAGAGCAAGAAAAAACGAACGGAAAAAATCAGTTTCCTTTTAATCGGTACACTTCTTTACTCCCTTTATATCAGCCTTTTATTATCTCCAAATGACATTGGATCTGGCGGCATCATGGGAATCACACTTATTTTCCAAGAGTTGTTCAATACGCCCATCGGACTGACCCAACTTGTCTTGAATATCCCGCTTTTCTTACTTGGTTTTCGCTTCTTAAGAAAACGATTCATGCTACTTTCAGGAATTATCGTCCTTATTTCTTCATTTTTAATTGATTGGATTCCAACACAAGTGGTTCCCGAGTCATTAAACGACCCTCTCGTCGCCTCCATTTTTGCAGGGTTAGTTTCTGGACTCGCCATGGCATTAATCTTCTTTGGCGGCGCTTCGACAGGTGGACTCGACATCCTCGGAAAGTTCTTTTATGCCCGCTTCCATAACTGGCCGCTCCCGCGTATTTTTTTAATGCAGGATTTAGTGATTTATATCTTAGTTTGGTTAGTCTTCGACTTAAAACATGTTATGTATGCATTAATTATGAGCTTCGTTCGCGCCAAGGCGTTGCAAACGGTCTATAGTTTTTACTCTGCTTCTAAACAATGTATTATCATTTGTGAAAAAGCAGATGAAATCAACGACGTCATCACAAAAGAACTCGGTCGTGGTGTCACGATTCTCGATGCGCGCGGTGGCTATTCCAACCGGACAAAGAAGATGGTTTATGTCGTCGTGCAGAATAATGAAATCGTTCGTCTTCAGGAAATTGTTTCCTCTGTCGAACCTAATGCCTTCGTCACCTTCTCTGAGATTCATACCGTCTTTGGAAATTACAAAGAACATTCCTACTCTTTTTAA
- the thiE gene encoding thiamine phosphate synthase: protein MENDYTVYAVTDRRFHPDVALIDAVEAAIKGGATMVQLREKQAQGKEFLEQASDLKKMMSRYGVPLIINDRIDIAQIVGAGLHIGQEDIPLREARKLLPEATIGVSVSTVEQAIEAEQDGATYLGVGSLYPTATKNDASQMTNETLRAIRRAVSLPLVGIGGITHHVVPDLFEMLEGYAVVSALFAAPDIERAAREFKEAVQTARQIVSDRV, encoded by the coding sequence GTGGAGAATGATTACACGGTTTATGCGGTAACAGATCGGCGCTTTCACCCGGACGTTGCCTTGATTGATGCGGTCGAAGCAGCAATAAAAGGTGGCGCGACGATGGTCCAGCTTCGTGAAAAACAGGCGCAAGGGAAAGAATTTCTCGAACAAGCGAGCGACTTGAAGAAAATGATGTCTCGTTACGGCGTCCCACTCATCATCAATGACCGGATTGATATCGCACAAATCGTCGGTGCAGGTCTGCATATCGGGCAAGAGGACATCCCTTTGCGGGAGGCACGTAAGCTGTTACCGGAAGCCACGATTGGGGTTTCTGTCTCGACCGTTGAACAGGCGATCGAAGCAGAGCAAGACGGGGCAACTTATCTTGGCGTAGGGTCACTCTATCCAACGGCGACAAAAAACGATGCGAGTCAGATGACAAACGAAACACTCCGGGCGATTCGCCGGGCTGTTTCCCTTCCGCTCGTCGGAATTGGTGGAATCACACATCATGTGGTGCCCGACTTATTCGAGATGCTTGAAGGATATGCTGTCGTCTCTGCCTTATTCGCAGCACCAGATATTGAACGTGCGGCACGAGAGTTCAAGGAGGCGGTTCAGACTGCGCGTCAAATAGTATCAGACCGGGTATAA
- a CDS encoding ArsR/SmtB family transcription factor, whose protein sequence is MEAPRCETIAIDKKRATEIGHAVEKIPTLEIGKLFKVLSDATRLRIAYALTVEQELCVCDVSASVDCSIATASHHLRTLLKQGLVKYRKEGKVVYYSLDDHHVSSLVHLAMEHVNEGKASS, encoded by the coding sequence GTGGAGGCACCACGCTGTGAGACGATTGCGATCGATAAAAAACGTGCGACTGAAATTGGTCATGCCGTTGAGAAAATCCCGACGCTTGAGATTGGGAAATTGTTTAAAGTGTTATCAGACGCAACGCGTCTACGAATCGCTTATGCATTGACGGTCGAGCAAGAACTGTGTGTTTGTGACGTATCGGCATCAGTTGATTGTTCGATTGCGACGGCTTCGCATCACTTAAGAACGTTATTGAAACAAGGTCTCGTCAAATATCGTAAAGAAGGAAAAGTTGTCTATTATTCACTTGATGACCATCATGTCTCGTCGTTAGTTCATTTGGCAATGGAGCATGTGAATGAAGGAAAGGCTTCTTCTTGA